In Gossypium hirsutum isolate 1008001.06 chromosome D06, Gossypium_hirsutum_v2.1, whole genome shotgun sequence, one genomic interval encodes:
- the LOC107902063 gene encoding cytochrome c oxidase subunit 5b-1, mitochondrial produces MWRRLVTSPFKTLATVPCRSASKTPSPSPLRFKSHVSPFPSTYFLTRRFSTGSAGTAVKKRVEDVMPIATGHERKELQAELEGKKILEDVNNPVGPFGTKESPAVVKSYYNKRIVGCPGGVGEDEHDVVWFWLEKGKPHECSVCSQYFVLEVVGPGGPPDGHGDNDHH; encoded by the exons ATGTGGAGAAGGCTAGTGACTTCACCCTTCAAAACCCTAGCCACCGTTCCATGCCGATCTGCTTCTAAGACGCCATCGCCGTCGCCGCTCCGTTTCAAGTCTCACGTTTCTCCATTCCCTTCCACTTATTTCCTTACTCGCCGCTTCTCTACTGGTTCAG CGGGTACTGCTGTGAAGAAGAGGGTTGAGGATGTAATGCCTATCGCCACTGGTCATGAGCGCAAGGAGCTTCAGGCTGAGCTTGAG GGaaagaaaatccttgaagatgTAAACAATCCAGTCGGTCCTTTTGGCACAAAG GAATCTCCTGCTGTCGTTAAGTCCTACTACAACAAGAGAATAGTTGGATGCCCAGGAGGTGTAGGTG AGGATGAACACGATGTTGTCTGGTTTTGGCTGGAAAAAGGCAAACCACATGAGTGCTCAGTTTGTTCACAGTATTTTGTG TTGGAAGTTGTGGGCCCTGGAGGTCCTCCAGATGGACATGGTGACAATGATCATCATTAA